The genomic segment GTCTAGCAATATCGTTACGTTTCACAAAAATATAATTATTTCCACCGCCACCTTTCTGAATCTCAAATTTCAAACTCTTTATGCGGGTCGAAAATTCTTTTTGCCCTACAGGTATCAGCTTCTTGATGTGACAATACGCTTGATATTCTTCTCTAAATCTTTTCAACAAGATTTTATCATTTCCTGACGTGGAAGGCAAATATTGTTTTTCTTCAAGGAATTGCGCCACACTATCAGACTCAAATCTCATTTCCTCAAGAAGTTCTTTTGCTTTTGGTGATTCTGTAAATTGCTGTTGTTTTAACAATCTGCCCAATCCCTCAAGCACCCAATTGAAAATACCGCTTAATTCTTTGGATATTATTCTCTCGGCGAGATGCTTATCTTGCTCTTCATCCGGAATAATAACTTCAAAGTTCAAGATTATAAACCTTCGCAAGTAGGCATGGGTAAATTCAATATTATTAGGAAACTTATTCATATTAAACATGAACTTCCCGTAATGACGAAGTATAAACGGATGGCCGTAAGGAGAACGTGCATCAATAGGCTCATTGCTAATTAGCTTCTTAAATAAGTCTGGATTGATATTCTTTCCTCCAAGTTCCGAAGAATAGTTAAGCAGATAATTACCTAGCTGCGCCCTGAAATAGCCATTTTCATTGCACAAATTACTTATAGTATAGGAACAAGTGTTATGTTCTCCCAGCAGTGCTTGCACTATTTCAAATATGACGGATTTACCGTTGCTTCCTTCACCTTTCAGAATCAAGCACTTTTCCAATTTCAAGTTTTGAGTAAAAATATATCCCAAATATTCTGCAAGAATCATTTGTGATTCTTTTTCAGGCAAAACCTCATTCAAGAAAGCCTTAAATTCATCACAAGTCGCTTCAGGATTATATTCAAAAGGCAATTGGTATTTAAAAAAATCCCGCTTGTCAAAGTCTCTCAACTCTTGTTTGTCCTTTGAAATGACAAATGTCCCATTCTTTAGATTAATTTTCACCTCATCTTTTTTCTCATTCAAATCCGGTACAAGAGTGCAAAGAGCGACAAACTGGTTATACAATCTCTCAAGATTCCTACTCAGTCTTATATCATAATAATTGAAGCCCGCCTTATTTGCTGCTACAGCAAGAAATTCCTTCAAAAGTGGACGGGTTATGTTTTTCCAGTAACAGCCCGTATAAATATATGGCTGAA from the Bacteroides eggerthii genome contains:
- a CDS encoding phage/plasmid primase, P4 family, which translates into the protein MNINNIPMINHPYKTAKGLKRYVRDILKQVQQEETLKKIIDISSKIDYPVIYHLDDDKKLEKLSELRRKENNGGLSENEKRELMSFEPDDEVKYIILIEELLKNADEFKLGLGIEPDSIQPYIYTGCYWKNITRPLLKEFLAVAANKAGFNYYDIRLSRNLERLYNQFVALCTLVPDLNEKKDEVKINLKNGTFVISKDKQELRDFDKRDFFKYQLPFEYNPEATCDEFKAFLNEVLPEKESQMILAEYLGYIFTQNLKLEKCLILKGEGSNGKSVIFEIVQALLGEHNTCSYTISNLCNENGYFRAQLGNYLLNYSSELGGKNINPDLFKKLISNEPIDARSPYGHPFILRHYGKFMFNMNKFPNNIEFTHAYLRRFIILNFEVIIPDEEQDKHLAERIISKELSGIFNWVLEGLGRLLKQQQFTESPKAKELLEEMRFESDSVAQFLEEKQYLPSTSGNDKILLKRFREEYQAYCHIKKLIPVGQKEFSTRIKSLKFEIQKGGGGNNYIFVKRNDIARQFLENSLPDGL